The Dehalobacter sp. DCM sequence GCTGCTCCGAAAGAAATCTTGAAGCCGGAGGAAGCGATTGTTAAAGCTGTTCAGACCATTTCTTACGGTCTCTTTATTATCACATCAGCATTTGACGGAAAAGATAACGGACAGGCGGCCAATACGTGTTTCCAAATCACATCGGACCCGGTCCAAATTGCGATTGGAATTAATAAGAATAACTATACCCATGAATTCATTGCAAAAAGTGGCAAGTTTGCTGTTTCCATCCTTGATCAGACCGGACATGATTTAGTCCGAAGATTTGGCTACCGATCTGGCCGTGATGCCGACAAATTTGAACGGATCAAAGCGCATCGGGGCTCTTCAGGCATCCTCATGCCGGATGATGTTCTGGCCACGATGGAAGCCGAAGTAGTCAGTACGATGGATACCGGCACGCATACACTGTTTTTGGGCAAAGTCATCGCGGGCGAGGTCCGTGGCGTCGGTGAACCAATGACCTACGCTTATTTCAGGAAGACAAAATAAACCTACCCTGCATTTCGCAGCAAAGCTGCAACAGTCTTGCGATGATAAGTGCAGTATAGGATTAGGGTATCCAAAAGAATATTTTTTTGGTATAATATAAAAGTTAAAGCAACAAATACATATAATGTTGTATAGGTTGGTGCAAACTTCGTGAAAATGAAGGACGCTAAAGCTATGGGTCTAAGGTTGCTTGTAAGCGGCTATGACTGCCAGGCTACAAGTAATATGAACTTCTTGGGGGGGAGTAGTTCCATTTTGGGTTACTCTCTTTTTGTTGTCTTTCAATTTCACTTGGGAGGATAGTACATATGAAACAAATGGGCATCGGACAAGCTTTCAAAACAAATTTTCTGGGCCACGCTCCGGACTGGTACAAAAGAACAATTCTTGCTTTTCTCGTGTTGAATCCTATTTTGGTGTTTACCGCCGGCGTGTATGTTACCGGTTGGGTGTTGATTGTGGAATTTATTTTTACCCTGGCAATGGCGCTGAAATGTTATCCGCTTCCTGCCGGCGGGCTTCTGGCGATCGAAGCCGTTGTACTCGGACTGACTAACCCTCATACAGTCTATCACGAGGTTGAAATGAACCTGCCGGTTATTCTTCTTCTGATGTTCATGGTCGCCGGGATTTATTTTATGAAAGAAGGCCTTGTGTACCTGTTTTCCAAACTCTTAACTAAAGTACACTCTAAAGTTGCACTTTCATTCCTGTTCACCGTACTGGGTGCGGTGCTTTCCGCATTTCTGGATGCACTGACTGTTACGGCAGTGATTATCGCCGTGGCCTATGGTTTCTATAGCATCTTCCACAAGTTTGCTTCCAGCGAAAAAGTATACGAAGAGTACGACATTAATCACGACCATAGTGTTGATGAGAAACTTCATGAGGACCTAAACGAGTTTCGCGGTTTTCTGCGCAATCTTTTGATGCATGGTGCTGTGGGCACTGCGCTGGGCGGGGCACTAACACTGGTTGGTGAACCGCAGAACCTGTTGATTGGCTCCATTATGCAATGGGACTTCGTCGATTTCTTTAGACAATGCGCCCCGGTATCTATCCCGGTATTGATCGTGGGACTTCTGACCACGATTATCCTTGAGGTTACCAAGTTTGGGGGGTACGGCTACCAGCTTCCGGGATCTGTGCGAAAGGTTATGGAAGCGGATGTGAAAGTGAAAGATGCTGCCAGGAATATGCGCGGACGTGTCCGCTTGATTGTTATGGCGTTGTGCGGTGTTGTGTTGATCTTCTCTCTGGCACTGCACCTGGCGGAAGTTGGTATTATTGGTCTGATGATTATTATCCTGCTTACCGCCTTCAATGGGGTTACTGAAGAAAAACGCATCGGTCATGCCTTCGAAGAAGCGCTGCCGTTTACTGCACTGCTGGTCGTTTTTTTCGCTGTTGTTGCGGTTATTCATGACCAACATTTGTTTACGCCGATTATTCAATGGGTACTGAACATGGAAGGGCAGAATCAGCTTGTCGCTTTCTTTGCAGCTAACGGGGTCCTTTCGGCAATCAGTGACAACGTTTTTGTTGCTACGGTATACATGACTGAGACCCAGCAAGCGTTTCAAGCCGGAGGCATTGCGTTGGAGCAATACAACAAGCTGGCAGTTGCGATTAACATGGGTACCAATATCCCTTCTGTTGCTACACCAAACGGTCAGGCCGCATTCCTGTTTCTGCTGACCTCTGCACTTGCACCGCTGATTCGCCTGTCTTACCTGGAAATGGTGAAACTGGCTCTGCCTTACGCCGTCGTGATGACTCTTACAGGTCTGCTGGCAACAATGTACCTGCTATAATACCTTCTTCAGGTTCTTTTATAGTTGTAAGCAAGCTCTCAGATAATTGTTTTGTTCCGATTCATATAGGCACTTTATTAATTTATTTTATTGCACCTAAATAAGATATAGCAGTCAATTTCATTAGGCATTTCGCATACTTTCAGCTCTCGACACAAATGATATGATGGAATACTCTTTCGTTGGGTCAGTATTGTCTGTAAGCTCTTTTTCCTATTGTTTTTAAAAAAATATCTTGTAATTATACGACTTATTGTACAAAATGGAAGATAGTAAATTTAAAATATCTAATCGGCTCCCAAGGCTATCTTTATTCTAAAATGGAGGAGAAAGATGTCACATAATACGCAAGTTATCGTTGCAGCGGTAATTTTTTTAACCACCTATGCTTTTATCATAAGCGAGAAAATACACAGAACGGTAGTGGCGTTGGTCGGGAGTGCCTTTGTCATTTTAGTAGGCATTCTTAACCAAGAAGAAGCGATTGAAGCCATCGATTTTAATACCATCGGTTTACTGATTGGAATGATGATCATCGTCGGCATTACCCGTCGCACCGGTGTGTTCGAATTCCTGGCCTTAAAAGCGGCGAAGCTGGCAAAGGGAGATCCCTGGTTGATTATGCTGTTCCTGGCGGTTCTGACAGCAATCGCATCTGCGTTTCTGGATAACGTGACGACGGTCATGCTGATGGTCCCGGTTACATTTTCGATAACTGAAAAACTGAGTATTAATCCTATTCCATTTTTACTTACCCAAGTTATTGCCTCGAATATTGGGGGGACAGCTACCTTAATTGGTGATCCGCCGAACATCATGATCGGCAGTGCCACTGGCCTGACTTTTGTTGATTTTATCCTTAATCTGGGCGGTGTTATTGTAATCATTTTTATCGCGACGATGGTTGCTTTGAAATTGATTTATCGTAAATCATTCCATGTGGATGATGATAAAAAAGTAAAGATAATGTCCTTAGATGAAAGTCAAGCGATCAAGGATCATTTTCTTTTACGCAAATGCTTAGGCGTGCTTGCTGTTACAATATGCGGATTTATGCTGCATGGGATGTTGCATCTGGAATCCGCAACCATCGCATTGGCTGGTGCCAGCGTTTTATTATTGATCACCCGAGAGGAGCCGGAAGATATCCTATTGTCAGTCGAATGGCCGACTATCTTTTTCTTTGCCGGACTGTTTGTACTGGTCGGGGCTTTAGAGCATGTAGGGATCATTGAATGGATTGCGAAAAAGGCACTGGATGCTACCGGCGGGTCATTGCCATTAACTACTATGTCCGTTCTGTGGTTGTCTGCGATTGCTTCAGCATTTATAGATAACATTCCCTTTGTGGCCACCATGATTCCGTTGATTCAAAAGATAGGGGAAATGGGCGGGATAGAAAACCTAAGACCGCTATGGTGGGCTCTTTCTTTAGGGGCTTGTTTGGGAGGAAATGGGACTTTAATCGGGGCATCCGCTAATGTGATCGTTGCCGGGCTAGCCGAAAAGCAAGGTTTTTCAATTACATTTAAAATGTTTTTTAAACTGGGTTTTCCTTTAATGTTACTCTCGGTGGTAATAGCCTCAGCGTATGTCTACTTTGTTTATTTGATTTAAACACAAAGAGGTATAAAACAACCTCCTGACGTGATATTCTTTTTTTAGAATACCCATTTCAGGAGGTTTTTTCCGATAGTTCTTGTTCTATTGAGTTTTTTATATTCGCTTTTTCACAAAATTGGCAATGCGGCTTAGTGCTTCGTTCAGCTGCTGGGTCGAATAAGCATAGGAACAACGAATGTGTCCTTCGCCGCAGGGACCAAAGGCTGTACCGGGGACGACAGCGACTTTTTCTTCTTTGAGCAATTCTTCGGCAAACTGTTCTGAACTCAGTCCGGTCACTGTGATATCCGGGAAAACATAAAACGCGCCTAACGGTTCGAAACAGGTTAGTCCCATTTCGCGGAAACCGTTGACCACAATGCGGCGACGGCGGTCATACTCCATGACCATTTCCTTCTTGGCCGATTCGCCGGAACGGAGCCCTTCAAGGGCAGCCACTTGGGCCATAATCGGTGCACACATAATGGTGTACTGATGTATTTTCAGCATGGCATTAAGCAGATCCGAATGTCCGGCAACATAACCTATCCGCCAGCCGGTCATGGCATAGGCTTTAGAGAAACCACTGACGTGCAGTGTTCTGTTCCACATATAGGGAAGTGTAGCAAACGGGGTCGGTTCATAGCCATAAGAAAGATCGGCATAGATTTCATCCGAAATGACAATCAAATCATGTTCAGAGGCAAACCGGGCAATCGGCAACAAATCTTCGCGGGTCATGATGGCACCGGTCGGATTATTTGGATATGAAAGAATAAGCACTTTGCAGTTGGGGGTATAGGCCGATTGCAGATCCTCAACTTGAAGACGGAATTCATGCTCAGCCCGCAAATGAACATAATGGACCTCGGCACCGGCGAGTTCGGCACAGGCGGCATAGGATACATACGAAGGATCGGGAATCAAGACGCCATCGCCCGGACTGATCAGTGCGCGCATGGCTAAATCGATTGCTTCACTGGCACCAACGGTGATGAGGATCTCGTTATCCGGATTGTAGGTTAATCCTTGATGTTTCGCCATATATTTGCATATTTCTCGGCGCAGTTCGATATTGCCGGCGTTGCTGGTATACATCGTCTGTCCCTTTTCCAGCGAAAAGATAGCCGCTTCAGTCATGACCCAAGGAGTCGAGAAATCGGGCTCTCCGACGCCGAGAGAGATTACGTCCTCCATGGTCGCTGCAAGATCAAAAAATCTCCGTATTCCTGATGGTTTAAGATTACGTGCGGTAGGTGTCAAGTATTGCTTCATGGTGTCATCATGAGACGTTGGGGTCTCTCTTCCTCTCCGTGAAATTCAATGCCATCCTGCTTGTAGCGTCGAAGGATGAAGCGTGTTTGCGTCGACTCGATCACATCGAGCGGGGATAGCTTATCAGACACAAACTGAGCGATATCATGCATATTATTGCCTTCGATGATCATACATAAGTCAAAATCACCAGACATGAGGTATACGGATTTGATCTCGGGAAACTTCCGGAAACGTTGGGCTATATTATCATAGCCGCTGCCGCGTTGTGGATGTACTTTAACATCGATAAAGGCCGTTACTTTATCTTCATCCAATCTATCGTAATTGATTAAGGTTCCATATTTGACGATTACTTTATCATCTTCCCATTGTTTGATTTTCTTCTTGATATAGTCCGCGGACAAGCCGGTCTGAATGGCCAAATCTTCAGCAGTTAGACGCGAGTCCAGAGATAAGATATGAAGGAGACGCTGATCCTCTTCGGACAACATACGTGCATTACTCCTTTCGCATAGTGGATTTATGTTATTAAATTATAATACCATAGGAAGGGAGCGTATAACAATCCTGTAATAGGAATTTTTTTGGTAATTGATTGATAGATTTTTCTCGATATCTGAAACAGGGTTCTCTTGGCAATTCAATGATGCGCTTTATAGACTGGACTTTAACAGCATCATGTTTTATATTATTGTTACCAAAAGCATTTTACATTATTATCCGAAATCTAAACATGAGGAGTTATTTGGTATGTGTTTTTATGGCAACTGCAGAAGCCACACCTGTGAGAATTGTAAACCGAAAATGGTGGTATGTCCGCATTGTGGTGGAAAAACACTCTTGCTCATGAATCAATGTATCTACTGTAAACAAACGGTTCCGGACGAGGCAAAACAGGATGCCGTCGCTGCTTGGTATGCCCGACAGGCGGAATTGCGGCAGAGAGAGGCAAAAAGTAAGTAAGAAAGCTGGCACCGATAATGAAGCAGAGCTTATAGAGATGAACCTCGCAAAAAGAAACTTATTGTCTTGATATGAAACCACAAAATTATATGGTATATAAAGGAAAAGAGCAGAAAATGTCCGTTGCTCTTTATTTTTTTACTTTTGCAAATACTGGCACGAATCCTGCAATATAGGGATCTAGGCAAGCTTGTTATTTTTTGTATTTTAAAAGACACAGGAGGGAATAGAGTATGTCTGTACATTACAACAAGACATCCGAATGGAAGAAAACTCTGGAAGACGGTACTGAAGTCATCCGGACATGTGCGTGGTCGCCTCCGGGATGCCATGCGGTAGGCTGCGGTTTGAGACTGTTTGTTAAGGACGGCGAATTGGTTAAAGTCGAAGGGGATCCGGAACATCCATTGACCAGAGGTAAGCTTTGTGTTCGCTGTCTCGCTCTGAAAGAGTATATTTACCATCCGGATCGTATTAAGTATCCGATGAAACGTATCGGTGAGCGCGGTGAAAACAAGTGGCAAAGAATCACTTGGGATGAAGCGTTTGATACAATCATTGAAAAACAAAAATATTACGCGGAAACCTACGGCCCGGAGTGCATTATGACGATGAATGGCACAGGAAGAGAAGCGGTTCGTTTTGCCTTCCCGCTGACCTCGCTAGGGCTTGGGTCCCCTAACTTTTGTTACAGCCAAAGCGGCTGGTCCTGTATGGGTCCAAGAAATACCGTAACCACACTGGTTCTTGGCGGCGGGTATGTTGAGCTAGACTGGGCAGCCGGACTTCCCGGAAGGTATGATGACCCGGATTATGTTCTGCCGGAATATATCCTGATGTGGGGTAAAGAGCCTCTTAAATCCAATCCGGACGGGCTTTGGGGACATGCCGTTATCGAAATGCTGAAACGCGGTGCGAAAATGATTATGGTTGATCCGCGTGTCAATTGGCTGTCTACCAAAGCCGAGCACCTTCTCAGAGTCAAGCCGAATACGGATACCGCACTGGCTCTCGGTATGCTCAATGTCATTATTAATGAAGATCTGTATGATCATGAATTTGTGGATAAATGGACCTATGGCTTTGATCAGTTGAAAGAACGCGTTCAGCAGTATCCACCTTCGTTTGCCGCGAAAGCCACCGGTGTACCGGAAGAAGACATCGTCAATATTGCTAGGATCATCGCTAAATCCAAAGGTGTCAGTCTTTGTGTCGGTCTGGCCAGCGACCAAAGCTCCAATGGCGTTCAGCTGGTACAATCGTTGATCGCTCTGATTTCCATTACCGGGAACTTGGATAAGCCGGGCGGAACTGAAGTTGGTCGTTTGATGGTCATGGACATGAACCTGGATGCGCCGCTGCCTCAAGAACTGGCTGAGAAATGTATTGGCCAGAAAGAATATCCGGCACTGCCAATCGTTTTAAATACCACCCATCCTGACCTGACCCTGGAAACATTGGAGACAGGTAAGCCTTATCCGATTCGCATGGTCTATATCAGCAGCTCCAACTTTATTGCCCCGACCAATTCCGCCCAGCCGAGACGGTGGTATGATGCCATGAAGAGAACCGCCGAATTTGTTGTGGCTACCGATGTATTCCTGAATCCAACCATTGTTGCCCTGGCTGACATCGTCTTGCCGGTATCCTCCTTTGCTGAGCATGACGGTATCGTCCTGACCCAGCAGGGTACCAACTCCGGTATCGTCGGCGCCATCAATAAAGCCATTGATTTTGGCGAAGCCAAATCCGACCTGGAAA is a genomic window containing:
- a CDS encoding aminotransferase class I/II-fold pyridoxal phosphate-dependent enzyme yields the protein MKQYLTPTARNLKPSGIRRFFDLAATMEDVISLGVGEPDFSTPWVMTEAAIFSLEKGQTMYTSNAGNIELRREICKYMAKHQGLTYNPDNEILITVGASEAIDLAMRALISPGDGVLIPDPSYVSYAACAELAGAEVHYVHLRAEHEFRLQVEDLQSAYTPNCKVLILSYPNNPTGAIMTREDLLPIARFASEHDLIVISDEIYADLSYGYEPTPFATLPYMWNRTLHVSGFSKAYAMTGWRIGYVAGHSDLLNAMLKIHQYTIMCAPIMAQVAALEGLRSGESAKKEMVMEYDRRRRIVVNGFREMGLTCFEPLGAFYVFPDITVTGLSSEQFAEELLKEEKVAVVPGTAFGPCGEGHIRCSYAYSTQQLNEALSRIANFVKKRI
- a CDS encoding ArsB/NhaD family transporter; amino-acid sequence: MSHNTQVIVAAVIFLTTYAFIISEKIHRTVVALVGSAFVILVGILNQEEAIEAIDFNTIGLLIGMMIIVGITRRTGVFEFLALKAAKLAKGDPWLIMLFLAVLTAIASAFLDNVTTVMLMVPVTFSITEKLSINPIPFLLTQVIASNIGGTATLIGDPPNIMIGSATGLTFVDFILNLGGVIVIIFIATMVALKLIYRKSFHVDDDKKVKIMSLDESQAIKDHFLLRKCLGVLAVTICGFMLHGMLHLESATIALAGASVLLLITREEPEDILLSVEWPTIFFFAGLFVLVGALEHVGIIEWIAKKALDATGGSLPLTTMSVLWLSAIASAFIDNIPFVATMIPLIQKIGEMGGIENLRPLWWALSLGACLGGNGTLIGASANVIVAGLAEKQGFSITFKMFFKLGFPLMLLSVVIASAYVYFVYLI
- a CDS encoding flavin reductase, whose product is MKWRCEVCGYIHEGDAPPETCPVCGVDSSNFVKVEEGENKTGEHKTAEITDTPAAPKEILKPEEAIVKAVQTISYGLFIITSAFDGKDNGQAANTCFQITSDPVQIAIGINKNNYTHEFIAKSGKFAVSILDQTGHDLVRRFGYRSGRDADKFERIKAHRGSSGILMPDDVLATMEAEVVSTMDTGTHTLFLGKVIAGEVRGVGEPMTYAYFRKTK
- a CDS encoding Lrp/AsnC family transcriptional regulator; this translates as MLSEEDQRLLHILSLDSRLTAEDLAIQTGLSADYIKKKIKQWEDDKVIVKYGTLINYDRLDEDKVTAFIDVKVHPQRGSGYDNIAQRFRKFPEIKSVYLMSGDFDLCMIIEGNNMHDIAQFVSDKLSPLDVIESTQTRFILRRYKQDGIEFHGEEERPQRLMMTP
- the nhaB gene encoding sodium/proton antiporter NhaB, encoding MKQMGIGQAFKTNFLGHAPDWYKRTILAFLVLNPILVFTAGVYVTGWVLIVEFIFTLAMALKCYPLPAGGLLAIEAVVLGLTNPHTVYHEVEMNLPVILLLMFMVAGIYFMKEGLVYLFSKLLTKVHSKVALSFLFTVLGAVLSAFLDALTVTAVIIAVAYGFYSIFHKFASSEKVYEEYDINHDHSVDEKLHEDLNEFRGFLRNLLMHGAVGTALGGALTLVGEPQNLLIGSIMQWDFVDFFRQCAPVSIPVLIVGLLTTIILEVTKFGGYGYQLPGSVRKVMEADVKVKDAARNMRGRVRLIVMALCGVVLIFSLALHLAEVGIIGLMIIILLTAFNGVTEEKRIGHAFEEALPFTALLVVFFAVVAVIHDQHLFTPIIQWVLNMEGQNQLVAFFAANGVLSAISDNVFVATVYMTETQQAFQAGGIALEQYNKLAVAINMGTNIPSVATPNGQAAFLFLLTSALAPLIRLSYLEMVKLALPYAVVMTLTGLLATMYLL
- a CDS encoding molybdopterin-containing oxidoreductase family protein, yielding MSVHYNKTSEWKKTLEDGTEVIRTCAWSPPGCHAVGCGLRLFVKDGELVKVEGDPEHPLTRGKLCVRCLALKEYIYHPDRIKYPMKRIGERGENKWQRITWDEAFDTIIEKQKYYAETYGPECIMTMNGTGREAVRFAFPLTSLGLGSPNFCYSQSGWSCMGPRNTVTTLVLGGGYVELDWAAGLPGRYDDPDYVLPEYILMWGKEPLKSNPDGLWGHAVIEMLKRGAKMIMVDPRVNWLSTKAEHLLRVKPNTDTALALGMLNVIINEDLYDHEFVDKWTYGFDQLKERVQQYPPSFAAKATGVPEEDIVNIARIIAKSKGVSLCVGLASDQSSNGVQLVQSLIALISITGNLDKPGGTEVGRLMVMDMNLDAPLPQELAEKCIGQKEYPALPIVLNTTHPDLTLETLETGKPYPIRMVYISSSNFIAPTNSAQPRRWYDAMKRTAEFVVATDVFLNPTIVALADIVLPVSSFAEHDGIVLTQQGTNSGIVGAINKAIDFGEAKSDLEILMELAKRRDPEALKSKKWESIDAYLDDQLKLFGIKFDELRKQVSVQQDVGYLKHERGVLRTDGQPGFNTTTGKVELYSIMFEMLGEDPLPFYEAPRFGPDARPDLVEEYPLTLITGVRTYTSFHSEHRNIPSLREITPDPIVEIHPETAAKLGIIDGDWVWIENMWGRAKEKAKLTISVSPDIVSAAHGWWFPEKEAAEPSLFGVWESNVNSLVPHKVIGKLGFGAPYKSLPCKVYKVTD